The Spirochaetota bacterium genome includes the window TGAAGCTGCCAAACGCTCATCAATACCCATCCTTGTATACAAAGTTGGCAGGACTAATGAAGGTGCAAAGGCTGCTATGTCGCATACCGCTGGCATGGCAAATAACGATACCATTTTTGATGCAGCATGCAGACAGGTGGGTATTATCCGCTGTAAAGCCATAAGTGAATTGCATTCCATGCCAAAGATTTTTACCACCATGCCTCTACTCAAAGGCAAACGCATTGCAATCTTTACCAATTCAGGTGCTTTTGGCGGTATAACATCTGATTTGCTGGTTGAAGCTGGTTTTGAAATACCTACATTATCAGGCCAACTTCAGCAAAGAATTGCACAGTGTGGTAAACTCTATAATGTTTCAAATCCAATAGATTTAGGGCCTACATTATCACTGCAAACATTTATTGATATTTTTACTACATTATTGTCTTCAGATGAAATTGATGGCATCTGTGCAGTACCCAACGTATGGCAGCAGGTTGTTATTGATGGTATTCTTGAATTAATGAAGTTGTGTAAAGAATATGACAAACCGGCAGGTATATACATACCTAATGCTGTTGATCGTATACTAAAAGTACGCACCGCATATTCTATTCCCAGTTTTGAATCACCTGAAGAAGCGGTCCGTGCTTTACAGATATCATATCAATATTATTGCGCCAGTCAAAAAAGGTCATTCACCAAATCAAAAACCAGTGCTGGTGTATGATAGTTATTTCATCCATTGGGTCGTTCTTTTCTCATTTGTTGAGGTGATTTTTTAAAGTGCTTTACAAACTGCCGGTAAAATGTGGCTAAATTTTCATAGCCTACATCAAAAGCAACTTCAATTATTTTTTTATCAGAATATAATAATAAATGACGCGCTTTTTCCAGGCGTACAATTTGTATATATTTATTTATGGTTATACCTTCTTCACTTTTAAAGACTTTAGATATATAATCAGGATGCATTTCGCATTGTAGTGCAATGGTATACCTATCAATAGGTGAATTATAGTACTCATTGACATGTTCTTTAATTATTTTGATCAATGTTTTATATTTTTCAGTTGTATATAATAACTCATTATCTATTGCAATATAATCTATGGGATTATCATTATATAAACTGATTAAAAATTTTGCAATAAAACTGATTATAGATACCGATATCACAGCAAAAACAAATAGTGAAGACATCATTATATAACTATCCATAACCAGTATGCAATAACCAATGGTTAATAGTACTAAGATCAGGAATGATTCCCTGTAAGGGAAATGTACCTTGAAACATGGTAAATTCACTGGTTTTACAAAAAAAATACTGAAAGAAAGAATCATATCAACGCCAGGAATTATAATCTTTTGATGATCATAAACATTATTTGAAAATAGAATAAAAAATACTATGATTATACTTTTACCAACAACCGAGTACATATTTCTATGAAAATAACTACTTCTATCCCTATAAGGGGATTCTGCCACCATCAAACAATAAATACCTATAAAAATTATAACAAGGGCAACCATATAATGGGGTATAAAAATATACATAGAAAGAGGATATACATAAATTAACGAAACAAACATCAGTGCTACACATAATAGTAAAACTGGCACAATTATTTTGTCTTTCTTTATTGTATAGATAGTAGCTGTAACTATAATGCAGCAACAATAAGAAATAAAAATGCTTATTGGGAGATAGTAAATAACAATAATATCTTTAACCATGACAACAATTCCTTCCTTTTATTTTTTAAAACATTGCTATTGCAACGTTTTCTATTCTTTCTTTTTTTATTTTAATTTTCTCTGTTTTCAATAATCTGTTTATTATCTTTTTTTAAGCTAATGCAATACACTTTATATAATATGTCAAATATTTTTACAATATTTATCAGAATATCAACCTTCACACCGTCGCAATGCTTTATACTTTAAAATACCCATAAATAACACATTATTAAAATTTCTAATGTATTTATGGTAAAAAATTTTGGGCACTTCTAAAAACTGCTTTCTTCCAAAATTATTTATATAATCGAAATCAGTTTTAACCTAAATATTGTGCCCACAAGGGAACATCCAAAAAAATAATTTTCAGATGTTCCCTTATTTTATAATTGTGATTAACCACATACAAACCGATTATTATATAAGAACTCTAAAAAAAGTAACCTGCAATATCCATGAATTACAATTTTATGAAGATACAAAACCTAATTATACCTGTATTATTTTTTTTATATCTATCATCCTGCAGCACAAAAATAACAACAAAATCTGATGTGCGGCTTATATCAGCTTTGTTTGCCCCTTATATTAATGATATGAGTAATGCTGTTACTATCATACAAAAACATGAACTTATAGCCAATCTTACACATCTTATGACTATGGATAATGGTGGCCGTAAGTATTATCTGCTTGAATATGAGCACATAAACGAGATGATTGGTAATGTCACACAACAACTCTATGAAGATATGATTATAATCAATAGCTCTTATACAATACTATTTTCTATGAAAAGCATTGATCTTTATGGAAGAAGATTATCGCAACTATCTCCTATGTTGCATTACTTTGTTTCAAATCTTCCATATGATGATATAGCCATATATAAACCCTTTGAATATCCTCCTATGTCAGGCAATTACAGTTTCTGTATATGCTACCCTATTCAAATAAATGACAGAAACAAGGGATTTTGTATTGGGCTTATCAATCAGAACAAGTTTTATGACATATTACCCGCTGATTCAATCATTGCTGAAACCAATGGCCAGGTTATTTTCAATATA containing:
- a CDS encoding AraC family transcriptional regulator, with the translated sequence MVKDIIVIYYLPISIFISYCCCIIVTATIYTIKKDKIIVPVLLLCVALMFVSLIYVYPLSMYIFIPHYMVALVIIFIGIYCLMVAESPYRDRSSYFHRNMYSVVGKSIIIVFFILFSNNVYDHQKIIIPGVDMILSFSIFFVKPVNLPCFKVHFPYRESFLILVLLTIGYCILVMDSYIMMSSLFVFAVISVSIISFIAKFLISLYNDNPIDYIAIDNELLYTTEKYKTLIKIIKEHVNEYYNSPIDRYTIALQCEMHPDYISKVFKSEEGITINKYIQIVRLEKARHLLLYSDKKIIEVAFDVGYENLATFYRQFVKHFKKSPQQMRKERPNG
- a CDS encoding CoA-binding protein, coding for MDAFFNPRSIAIIGASNKPFNLGATICEYLTFLNYDAKIYAINRKGEDVKGCKGYQSLLEIPHDVDLAIILTPAPTVPDVIEDCGKKGIQSVIIETAGFTEEGQYGKQLQKQVNEIAKRYTIRFIGPNCLGTLNAHNRFCCFFGARPGEYDGVFERPGDISYVIQSGGVGVLIMDSLRSDIVNVNKMMSIGNKEDIDEADCIDYFNTDGTKVIGMYLESIKNGKRFLEAAKRSSIPILVYKVGRTNEGAKAAMSHTAGMANNDTIFDAACRQVGIIRCKAISELHSMPKIFTTMPLLKGKRIAIFTNSGAFGGITSDLLVEAGFEIPTLSGQLQQRIAQCGKLYNVSNPIDLGPTLSLQTFIDIFTTLLSSDEIDGICAVPNVWQQVVIDGILELMKLCKEYDKPAGIYIPNAVDRILKVRTAYSIPSFESPEEAVRALQISYQYYCASQKRSFTKSKTSAGV